Within the Candidatus Tanganyikabacteria bacterium genome, the region TCGGGTAAGACCTATATAAGAAAGGGTCGGTCCGGAGAGGGAGTCCATGGTTCGCAAGTCCAGCACCCCGGATCCTGCGGCGACGCCGCAGGCGCCGGTCAAGAGCGCGGGCGCGGCCACGGTGAAGCGCCTCGATCGCCTGCCGCAGCTCGAGCGGGATGGCTATGCGGGAAGTGGCGAAGCTCCGCCTCCGGCCGAAGACGTTTCCGCCACGGTGAGCCGCCTGCGCAGGATCCAGGCGCAGGCCCCGAAACCGGCGCCCGCCCCGGCTCCGGCGCCCGCACCCGCTCCGGCGCCCGCCCCAGCTCCGGTGCCCGCACCCGCTCCGGCGCCCGCCCCGGCTCCGGCGCCCGCACCGGCTCCGGCCCCGGTCGTGCAGGCCCCCGCGCCCCCGGCGGCCAGCGGCAACCGCATCGTCGATCAACCTGCCAGGCGCGACGGCTGGAAGTCCCCGCAGAGCGACGGCGGCTGGAAGTCGCCGACGACATACTCGGAAGCTCCCTCGGGCCCCGCGGTCTGGGGCGGCGACGAGCCCGCGGGCGGCGGCCCCTCGGCCTTGCCGCCTCCGCCGCCGCCGACCTACCCGACGCAGCCGACCTACCAGCCCCCATCGCCGCCTACCTGGCCACAAGGGCCCCAGGGCCCGCAAAGTGGCGGCTACCAGTCTCCGCGGTCGGACGGCGGCTATATCCCGCCCGGTTCGGCCGGCGGCACGACCACGACCGGCAACTCCGGCCGTGCGTCGGGTTCGATTTCCAAGGACGAAGCGCTCATCGTCGGCGGGGTCCTGGCGGCGGTCGGCCTGCTGGGCGGATCGCTCATTTCCACGAGCATGGAGCGCCAGATCGGGGCGCAGGCCGCCAGCGAGGCCCTGCGGAAGTACCCGCTCTACCGCGGCGATGCCCGCGTGCAGCAGTACGTCCAGGGCGTGGTGGATCGGCTGGCGGCCAACCGGTCCCGCAAGGACGTCAAGTACGAGATTCGCGTCGTCGAGTCCAACGAGCCCAACGCGTTCGCCGTGCCGGGCGGCTACATGTTCATCACCACCGGCGCGCTCAAGCAGATGCGCAGCGAGGCCGAACTGGCGGGCGTGCTCGGTCATGAGATGGCCCACATCGAGAAGCGGCACGGCATCAAGACCCTCCAGACGCAGCTCGTGGGAATGGGCATCGCGGTGGCCGCACTCGGCCAGACCGACAGCCAGGCGATGCAAACCGCCGGCGCGGTCGCTTTGGGCCTGGCCATGCAGGGCTTCAGCCGCGAGCACGAGCACGAGGCCGACGCCGACGGCTGCCGCCTGGCGGCCAAGGGCGGGTACGACCCGCGTGGCCTGGTCTCGTTCATGGAGACCCTCAAGACGCAAGAGCACCCGAAGGTCGAACTGCTGTCCGATCATCCGACGACCGAGAAGCGCATCAAGGCGCTCAATGCCCAGATCCAGAAGGAGGGCTTACTGTCGGTCCAGATGGAGACGGGCGTCGACCGTTACAACCAGCAGGTCTACTGGCTCCGTCGGGGTTACTAGTGTCCCGCTCCGGAAGTCCCTTGTGCCTTCGCCGGCCCTCGCAAACCCAGGCTGCGTCGCCGTTTCGCTTGTGTACGCGTTCCACTGGAAGTACACGGCGCGAACCGGCTCCTTGCCTGGATTCGCGATTGCTCGCCGAATGCACAACCCACTTCCGGAGCGGGACACTAGCCTGGACGGGTAGGTTCGGCCCGGACCCGACGGTTACCCGGGCCGCGAGGGCAACAGCGTGTTCCTGCTCGCCTGGAACTCGTGGCAGCGCTCAAATGGCCTAGCGCCTCGCTGCCGCAGGCACGGAGGCCTGCGCCACCGATGCCGCGGGTG harbors:
- a CDS encoding M48 family metalloprotease; this translates as MVRKSSTPDPAATPQAPVKSAGAATVKRLDRLPQLERDGYAGSGEAPPPAEDVSATVSRLRRIQAQAPKPAPAPAPAPAPAPAPAPAPVPAPAPAPAPAPAPAPAPAPVVQAPAPPAASGNRIVDQPARRDGWKSPQSDGGWKSPTTYSEAPSGPAVWGGDEPAGGGPSALPPPPPPTYPTQPTYQPPSPPTWPQGPQGPQSGGYQSPRSDGGYIPPGSAGGTTTTGNSGRASGSISKDEALIVGGVLAAVGLLGGSLISTSMERQIGAQAASEALRKYPLYRGDARVQQYVQGVVDRLAANRSRKDVKYEIRVVESNEPNAFAVPGGYMFITTGALKQMRSEAELAGVLGHEMAHIEKRHGIKTLQTQLVGMGIAVAALGQTDSQAMQTAGAVALGLAMQGFSREHEHEADADGCRLAAKGGYDPRGLVSFMETLKTQEHPKVELLSDHPTTEKRIKALNAQIQKEGLLSVQMETGVDRYNQQVYWLRRGY